The Streptomyces sp. NBC_00576 genome contains the following window.
CATTCCGCTGACCTCTGGGTTCGCCGGGAAGTTCGCCGTGTTCAAGGCGGCGGCCGAGGGTGGTGCCGGCTCGCTGGTCGTGGTCGGTGTGATCTCGTCGGCGATTGCCGCGTTCTTCTACATCCGGGTGATCGTGCTGATGTTCTTCAGCGAACCCCGGCCCGACGGACCCACCGTCGCAGTGCCGTCGCCCCTGACCATGACGACGATCGGGGTGGGGGTGGCGGTCACCGTGGTGCTGGGTGTGGCGCCGCAGTACTTCCTCGATCTGGCGAACCAGGCGGGCGTCTTCGTACGCTGAGCAGCGAGTTTCGCGGATTGCGCCGGGCCCTGGTCCCCTTCTGGGGCCGGGGCCCGGCGTGTGTTCAAGGCGTGGGGCACGTCACCGTGGGGTTCCAGCGGGCGAACATGCCACTGGGGTTCTTCTTCCAGAGCCAGACGTGCAGGTCGTAGTGGATCGGCATGCCTTCCTCGTGGCCGAGCATCGGACCGTCGAAGGGCATGCCGAACAGACTGGGGCGGTCGTCCTCGGTCTCCAGATTCTGGTCCTTGTCGACCACGATCCACTCCGCGGCGACAAGCCTGCGCGACTCGGCGGTGGCGCTCGGGGCGGTGACAGCGGGGGCGTCCCCGTCCAGCGCGTCGAGGTCGTCGACCCAGCTCGCGTCGGACACCTCGTCCATCCAGTCCTCGGTGGTCCGGTCCTCGTACAGCAGAGCGGCCGGCTTCGCTGGATCGAGTGAACCGTAGAGCTTCTTGTTGATGTAGTGGAAGCCCATCCCGCCGTCCGTCGGGTGGACTGCGCAGAAGGCGGGCTGGTAGCCGTCCGCGACGGCGAACGGGGCGTACTGGTACTTCGCGGTGGCTTGGAGCGTCTTGGCCAGCTCGGGCCAGACCGTCGTGGGGTCGACGGGATCGCTCGTCGCGGAGTGTGCGGGGCCGATGGCCAGGGAGAGGGATGCGACGGCGGCCGCGGCGAGGGCGGCGGTGGCCTTGAGCTGGCGGCGGGGCATGTGGGGACTCCTTGAGCGGGAGAGGCACGTGGGAGGCGCCGGTCCGAGTGACGCGCGGGGCGCCGGTCCGTCGAAGGGCCTGCCCTTGTCTCGCCCGAGCAGCATGTCCCGGGGCATTCGGGGGGCGCCACGCGAAGGAGCCCATTGGGCCGAACACCCCGGTTCGGTGGGGGGGCCAGCGACGCAAGAGGAAGGTGTGGCGGGGTGGCCTGTGGATAACTCCGGGGCTGTCGGTGCGGGCCCCTATGGTGGACGCAGTGGTCGAGGCGCGACGTACGGGGGACACGACGATGAGCGCGATGAGCGTGATGGGCGGGTCGGGAGTGATGACGGTAGCGGGCGCGGGGCCGGGCGCGAGCGCGGTGACCGGATTGACCGGGGCGCAGGACAGCGAGGCGCTGGCCACGCTGAACCGGGTCTTCGGGTACGACTCCTTCCGCGGCGAGCAGGCGGCGGTCATCGACCATGTGGTGACGGGTGGCGACGCCGTCGTCCTTATGCCGACCGGTGGCGGAAAATCGCTCTGCTACCAGATTCCGTCCCTGGTCAGACCCGGTACGGGGATCGTGGTCTCGCCGCTCATCGCGTTGATGCAGGACCAGGTGGACGCACTGCGGGCGCTCGGTGTGCGGGCCGGGTTCATGAACTCCACGCAGGATTTCGGCGAGCGGCGGACGGTGGAGGCCGAGTTCCTCGCCGGTGAGCTGGACCTCCTGTATCTGGCTCCGGAGCGGCTGCGTCTGGAGTCGACCCTGGATCTGCTCTCGCGCGGGAAGATCGCTGTTTTCGCCATCGACGAGGCGCACTGCGTCTCGCAGTGGGGGCACGACTTCCGGCCCGACTACCTGGCGCTGTCGCTGCTGGGCGAGCGCTGGCCCGACGTCCCACGGATCGCGCTCACGGCGACGGCCACGCACGCGACGCACCAGGAGATCACCCAGCGGCTGGGCATGCCGGATGCCCGTCACTTCGTCGCGAGCTTCGACCGGCCCAACATCCAGTACCGGATCGTGCCCAAGGCGGACCCCAAGAAGCAGCTGCTGTCCTTCCTGAAGGAGGAGCACGCGGGCGACGCCGGCATCGTCTACTGCCTCTCGCGCAACTCCGTGGAGCGCACGGCGGAGTTCCTGTCCGCCAACGGCGTGGAGGCGGTGCCGTACCACGCGGGGCTGGACGCTGGCACGCGTGCGGCGCACCAGTCGCGCTTCCTGCGGGAGGACGGTCTCGTCGTCGTGGCGACCATCGCCTTCGGGATGGGAATCGACAAGCCCGACGTCCGGTTCGTCGCCCACTTCGATCTGCCCAAGTCCGTCGAGGGCTACTACCAGGAGACAGGCCGCGCGGGGCGCGACGGACTGCCGTCCACGGCCTGGATGGCGTACGGACTGAACGACGTCATACAGCAACGGAAACTGATTCAGGGCGGGGACGGCGACGAGGCGCACCAGCGCCGCTCCGCCGCACACCTCGACGCGATGCTGGCACTGTGCGAGACGGTCCAGTGCCGACGCAGCCAGCTGCTCGCCTACTTCGGACAGGACCCGGAGCCGGGCGGTTGCGGCAACTGCGACACGTGCCTGGTCCCGCCGGACACCTGGGACGGCACCGTCGCCGCACAGAAGGTGCTGTCGACGGTGTGGCGGCTGGAGCGCGAGCGGCGGCAGAAGTTCGGCGCGGTTCAGATCGTGGACATTCTGCTGGGCCGACGGACCGCGAAGGTGATCCAGTTCGACCACGACCAGCTCTCCGTGTTCGGCATCGGGGAGGAGCTGGCGGAGGGCGAATGGCGCGGTGTCGTACGGCAGATGCTGGCGCAGGGGCTCCTCGCGGTCGAGGGGGAGTACGGGACTCTGGTGCTGACCGAGGAGAGCGGGTCGGTGCTACGGCGCGAGCGGGACGTGCCGATGCGGAAGGAACCGAAGAAGGCCGCGACCTCGCGGTCGGCCGGTGGCGGCGGCCGGGGCGAGCGGAAGGCGAAGGCAGCCGTGGCCGAGTTGCCCACGGAACTGCAGCCGGCGTTCGAGGCACTGCGGACCTGGCGTGGTGAACAGGCCCGTGAGCAGGGAGTTCCGGCGTACGTCATCTTCCATGACGCCACCCTCAGGGAGATCGTCAGCGTCTGGCCCGGGTCGGTGGCGGAGCTGGGCGGAATCAGCGGAGTGGGCGAGAAGAAGCTCGCCACATACGGGGAGGGCGTGCTGAAGGCGCTTGCTGCGCTGGGCGAGGCGCCGGTGTCCGGGACCGCGGCCGGGCCCGGCCCCACGGGCGGCGACAGCGGCGGTACGGAGCCCGGGCCGGGGTCCGGCCAGATGGGGCCGGACGACTGGCCCGAGATGGAGCCCGAGCCGGAGGACTGGATGTAGACCGGAGGGCTGGATGCAGAGGGGGAGAGGGCTGGATACAGGGGAGAGCGCGGACGGCGGGGCGGGGCTGGGGCGTGCCGAGTTCTCTCGGCGGCGCCGGATCGCGCGACGCCCCCGCTGGTTCCCGGGCGCTTCGCTCAGCTCGGCGGAGTGATTCTGCCCGTCACCTCGCCCAGGCCTACGCGGGTGCCGCCCGGACCCGGGGCCCAGGCGGTGAGGGTGACCTCGTCGTCGTCCTCCAGGAAGGTTCGCTTGCCGGCGGGGAGGTCGATGGGGGCGGTGCCGTTCCAGGTGAGTTCGAGGAGGGAGCCGCGTTCTCGTTCGGTGGGGCCGCTGACCGTGCCCGAGCCGTACAGGTCGCCGGTGCGCAGGGAGGCGCCGTTGACCGTCATATGGGCGAGTTGCTGGGCGGCCGTCCAGTACATGGTGGAGAAGGGGGGCTCGGAGATGGTGTGGCCGTTCACGGCGACGGAGATACGGAGGTCGTAGCCACCGGGTTCCTCCTCGGCGTCGTCGAGGTAGGGAAGCAGGGGGTGGGTGCGGGCAGGCGGCGGAACCCGGGCATCCTCCAGGGCGTCCAGCGGGGTGATCCACGCCGAGACGGACGTGGCGAAGGACTTCCCGAGGAACGGGCCCAGAGGGACGTACTCCCAGGCCTGGATGTCGCGGGCGGACCAGTCGTTCAGGAGGCAGAGGCCGAAGACATGGTCCCGGAAGGCCGACAGGGCGACGGTGCTGCCCATGGGCGACGGTGCGCCCACCACGAAGCCGACCTCCGCCTCGATGTCCAGGCGGACCGACGGGCCGAAGAGCGGGGCCGGGTCGGTGGGGGCCTTGCGCTGACCTGACGGACGTACGACCTCCGTGCCGGAGACCACGACCGTGCCCGAGCGGCCGTGGTAACCGATCGGCAGATGCTTCCAGTTGGGGGTCAGGGAGTCCGCGGCGTCGGGGCGGAAGATCTGGCCCACGTTCCGGGCGTGATTCTCGGAGGCGTAGAAGTCGACGTAGTCCGCGACCTCGAAGGGGAGGTGCAGTGTCACCGAGGACAGGGGGTGCAGGAGCGGGGCGATGGTCTCCTGGTGGGACGGGACGGTGACCCAGGCGGTGAGGGCGCGCCTGATGTCGGACCAGGTCGTGCGGCCCGCGGCGAGAAGGGGGTTGAGCGTCGGACGGGCCAGCACGGAGACGTAGGGGGAGTGGAGTGCGGCGGCTGCGGCGCCCGCGTCCAGGACATGGTCACCGAGACGGACACCGACCCTGCGGTCCGTGGAGCCGGCCGGGGTGAACACGCCGTACGGGAGGTTGTGCGGCCCGAAGGGGTCGCCCTCGGGGACATCGAAGGGGGGCATGGGGTGCTGCCTCGCTCTCGTGTGCCGTGTGCTCATGTGGTCGCGCCACAGGTTACGGGTGAGTTGCGGGCTCAGGGCAGTGTCCCCAGTGTCTAAAGAGTTCGTAATGTCCGGATAAGCCTTGTCCGGAGTCGGTGATTCCGGCTTAGCGTCCTTTGGGGGACACGGACGGGGTGGGTCCGGTCCGTAGGGGGGACACGTGGGGGGACCCGTGGCCAGGAACAGCAGTGTGCCGTTTTCGGCCGACCATGCCGTGCCGGCGCTGATCGTGAAGTTCGGTGACTATCCGCTGCACCATGGAGGCGTCGGGGCCATCCGCAGCCTGGGGCGGCTGGGCGTTCCGATGTATGCGATCACCGAAGACCCTTACACGCCGGCGGCCTCGTCGCGCTATCTGCGGCGCGCGTTCGTCTGGCCGACCACCGGGACCGAGGAACCGGACCGGCTTGTCGAGGGGTTACTGCGGATCGGGAAGCGGATCGGGTGCCCCGCTGTCCTCGTTCCCACTGACGAGGAGGCGGCTGTACTCATCGCCGAGCGGCAGGAGGAGCTCGGGGGCGCGTTTCTCTTTCCGCGCGTTGAGGCGGGGCTGCCCCGTCGGCTCGCCAGCAAGCAGGGGCTGCACGAGTTGTGCGTGGAGTACGGCATACCGACTCCCGCCGCCGCCTTTCCGCAGTCGTACGACGACATCGAGCGGTTCGCGCAGACGGCCCGGTTCCCGGTGGTGGCCAAGAACCGGGAGGCGTTCGTGCGGCGAGCGCGGCCCGTCGTCAACGGCACTACGCGCATTGCGAGTCGGGAGGCGCTGCTGTCCCTGGCAAGCGACTGGGGTGAGTGTCCCGGCGTGATCCTTCAGGAGTACCTGCCCCGGGAAGAGGCCGAGGACTGGATCGTGCACGCCTACTTCGACGCGGACTCGAATCCGCGCGCGTTGTTCACGGGTGTGAAGGTCCGTTCCTGGCCGCCGCACGCCGGAATGACGGCAAATGCATATGTCGTCGACAATCCGGAACTTGCGGACCTCGCCGCACGTTTCATCAAACAGATCGGCTTCACCGGAATCATCGACCTCGACCTGCGCTTCGACCGGCGCGACGGACAGTACAAACTCCTCGACTTCAACCCACGGATGGGCGCCCAGTTCCGGCTCTTCGAGAGCGAGTCGGGAGTGGACGTCGTCCGGGCCATGCATCTCGATCTGACCGGGCGCACCGTTCCGGAGGGGGAACAGCGCGCCGGGCACCGGTACATCGTGGAGAACATCGACCTGCCCGCTCTCCTCGCCTACCGACGCAGCGGCTATACGACACCGCACGCGCCGACTCGGGCGAGCGGGACGGAACTGGCCTGGCTCGCGGGTGACGACCCGCTGCCGTTCCTCACGATGCTCGCCCGCTTCGTGCGGCCGGGCGCGAAGCACCTGTACCAGCTGTGGCGGACCAGCCGTCGTGGCGGTGGCGGTCGCTGAGGCCGGGGGGCTGACAGCGGCGGCGGGTGCGGTGCGGGGCGGGCAGTGAACAGCAGAGCAGCACGAAGTGGCGAAGCAGCGTCCTGGGGAGGGACTTCGTGAATCATCCAGTAGCGGTTATCGGCGCGGGACCGTTCGGTCTGTCCACCGCCGCGCATCTGCGGGCGCGGGGCATACCGGTGAGAGTGTTCGGCGAGCCCATGGTGAGCTGGCGGGACCACATGCCCGCCGGGATGCTCCTGAAGTCGACGCCGGCGGCCTCCAGCATCGATGCCCCGCAGCGTGGCCACACCCTCGTCGACTACTGCGACGCGGCGGGGGTGTCCCGGCTGGTCACGGACGAGGACATCATCCCGGTGGAGACCTTCATCGCGTACGGCGAGTGGTTCCAGCAGCGGCTGGTGCCCGAGTTGGAGCGGGTGCGGGTGGTGTCCGTGGACCGGCGGCACAAGGGCACAGGCCACGATGGCAGGAACGGTCACGGCAGCGAGGGCAGGAGCAGTCGCGGCAGCGGGGGTGGCGGATTCGAACTCAAGCTGGACTCGGGCGAGTTGTTCACCGCGCGGGCGGTAGTCGTGGCGACCGGGCTGTCGGGGCTCGCGCAACTGCCCCCGGAGCTGTCCGGCGCCGCGCCGGACGGCCCCTCGCCCACGGGACCGGTGTCGCACAGTTCGCAGCACCACGACCTGAGCCGGTTCGCGGGCAGGGAACTGATAGTCGTCGGTGCGGGCCAGTCCGCGCTGGAGACTGCGGCGCTGGCAGCGGAGGCGGGGGCGCGGGTACGAGTGGTGTCGCGGGGGACCGGCCGCGTCGCATTCGGTGCGCCGCCGTGGCACCAGCCCAGGCTGCGGCCCGAGTCGCCGTTCGGCAACGCATGGTCGCTGTGGGCCCTCACCTACTACCCGCATCCCTACCGCTACCTCCCGGCTCAGGCCCGCCACTACCTTGTCCGCCGGGTCCTCGGACCGCTCGGGGCGTGGTGGCTGCGCGACCGGTTCGAGGGGAAGGTGCAGGTGAGTGAGGTCGAGCGGATCGTCCGGGCGGGAGTCACGGGGGGTAGGGAGGCCATAGGAGCGGCTGAGGCGGAGGGTGCGAAGGGCGCAGGCGGTGCGTTGGAGGCGAAGGGTTCGGGGAGCGGGACGGCTTTCGCCGCTGGGCAGCCGGTGTTGACCGTGCGGGAACTCGACGGCCGTACACGGGAGTTGTCGGCCGACCATGTCATAGCCGCGACCGGCTACCGCGTCGACATCGCCGCGATGGACTTCCTCGGGCATGAGCTGCGTACGGAGCTGGCGGTGAGCCGGGGGACGCCGAGGCTCGGGGCCGGGTATGTGTCCTCCGTACCCGGGTTGTACTTCACGGGGTTGTCGGCGGCCGCTTCGTACGGGCCGGTGATGCGGTTCGTGTGCGGCACGGAGTTCGCGTCACCGCGGCTGGCGGGGCATCTGGCGGCGGCGCACGCGTAGGGCACGGGGCAGGGCAGGGCAGGGTCAGGAATCGGGTTCGGGTTCCGGTTCGGATCCGGTTGGTCGATGCGTGCGTTGCTCGATCTTGTGAACCAGGGGCTCGTTGTGCCGAGTTGTTGTGCTGATCATGCCTTCCTGGGCCGGTGCCTGCGGAGGAACTGGCCCAGGCGCGGGGGCTGTTGCTGCCGGGATGCCGAACGTCGTCCGGTTCGGGCGGAGACCGATGTGCCGAACGATCCGTATTCTCTGGATCATGGCCGCTCCCACCTCATACGCACTTATCGCCAC
Protein-coding sequences here:
- the recQ gene encoding DNA helicase RecQ, translating into MGGSGVMTVAGAGPGASAVTGLTGAQDSEALATLNRVFGYDSFRGEQAAVIDHVVTGGDAVVLMPTGGGKSLCYQIPSLVRPGTGIVVSPLIALMQDQVDALRALGVRAGFMNSTQDFGERRTVEAEFLAGELDLLYLAPERLRLESTLDLLSRGKIAVFAIDEAHCVSQWGHDFRPDYLALSLLGERWPDVPRIALTATATHATHQEITQRLGMPDARHFVASFDRPNIQYRIVPKADPKKQLLSFLKEEHAGDAGIVYCLSRNSVERTAEFLSANGVEAVPYHAGLDAGTRAAHQSRFLREDGLVVVATIAFGMGIDKPDVRFVAHFDLPKSVEGYYQETGRAGRDGLPSTAWMAYGLNDVIQQRKLIQGGDGDEAHQRRSAAHLDAMLALCETVQCRRSQLLAYFGQDPEPGGCGNCDTCLVPPDTWDGTVAAQKVLSTVWRLERERRQKFGAVQIVDILLGRRTAKVIQFDHDQLSVFGIGEELAEGEWRGVVRQMLAQGLLAVEGEYGTLVLTEESGSVLRRERDVPMRKEPKKAATSRSAGGGGRGERKAKAAVAELPTELQPAFEALRTWRGEQAREQGVPAYVIFHDATLREIVSVWPGSVAELGGISGVGEKKLATYGEGVLKALAALGEAPVSGTAAGPGPTGGDSGGTEPGPGSGQMGPDDWPEMEPEPEDWM
- the fahA gene encoding fumarylacetoacetase, producing the protein MPPFDVPEGDPFGPHNLPYGVFTPAGSTDRRVGVRLGDHVLDAGAAAAALHSPYVSVLARPTLNPLLAAGRTTWSDIRRALTAWVTVPSHQETIAPLLHPLSSVTLHLPFEVADYVDFYASENHARNVGQIFRPDAADSLTPNWKHLPIGYHGRSGTVVVSGTEVVRPSGQRKAPTDPAPLFGPSVRLDIEAEVGFVVGAPSPMGSTVALSAFRDHVFGLCLLNDWSARDIQAWEYVPLGPFLGKSFATSVSAWITPLDALEDARVPPPARTHPLLPYLDDAEEEPGGYDLRISVAVNGHTISEPPFSTMYWTAAQQLAHMTVNGASLRTGDLYGSGTVSGPTERERGSLLELTWNGTAPIDLPAGKRTFLEDDDEVTLTAWAPGPGGTRVGLGEVTGRITPPS
- a CDS encoding FAD-dependent oxidoreductase, with the protein product MNHPVAVIGAGPFGLSTAAHLRARGIPVRVFGEPMVSWRDHMPAGMLLKSTPAASSIDAPQRGHTLVDYCDAAGVSRLVTDEDIIPVETFIAYGEWFQQRLVPELERVRVVSVDRRHKGTGHDGRNGHGSEGRSSRGSGGGGFELKLDSGELFTARAVVVATGLSGLAQLPPELSGAAPDGPSPTGPVSHSSQHHDLSRFAGRELIVVGAGQSALETAALAAEAGARVRVVSRGTGRVAFGAPPWHQPRLRPESPFGNAWSLWALTYYPHPYRYLPAQARHYLVRRVLGPLGAWWLRDRFEGKVQVSEVERIVRAGVTGGREAIGAAEAEGAKGAGGALEAKGSGSGTAFAAGQPVLTVRELDGRTRELSADHVIAATGYRVDIAAMDFLGHELRTELAVSRGTPRLGAGYVSSVPGLYFTGLSAAASYGPVMRFVCGTEFASPRLAGHLAAAHA
- a CDS encoding carboxylate--amine ligase — protein: MPFSADHAVPALIVKFGDYPLHHGGVGAIRSLGRLGVPMYAITEDPYTPAASSRYLRRAFVWPTTGTEEPDRLVEGLLRIGKRIGCPAVLVPTDEEAAVLIAERQEELGGAFLFPRVEAGLPRRLASKQGLHELCVEYGIPTPAAAFPQSYDDIERFAQTARFPVVAKNREAFVRRARPVVNGTTRIASREALLSLASDWGECPGVILQEYLPREEAEDWIVHAYFDADSNPRALFTGVKVRSWPPHAGMTANAYVVDNPELADLAARFIKQIGFTGIIDLDLRFDRRDGQYKLLDFNPRMGAQFRLFESESGVDVVRAMHLDLTGRTVPEGEQRAGHRYIVENIDLPALLAYRRSGYTTPHAPTRASGTELAWLAGDDPLPFLTMLARFVRPGAKHLYQLWRTSRRGGGGR